One window from the genome of Echinicola vietnamensis DSM 17526 encodes:
- a CDS encoding universal stress protein: MKNILVPTDFSKNCNKAEELGIEMAKLYNSEIHFFHLMKTSVDWVKLDKQKEKRYPETLKEIGVVKSKLRELEKKAEHEGLKCRTFLQFDSGQKDILEHSGHFHHDFIVTGSSGTRGGIRELMGSNVEKIVRKADVPVVVVKDEEVSFPFKDIVFVSDFLQDVSDAFKQVISIAEKCGAHIHLLRVNTQTDFNSIEQGLDPIKEFLKKFPDLDNFSMNVYNEQDVETGINNFLRYKNADLIAMCTHGRTGFLSLFSKSIAEGVTNHSELPVMTIKM, encoded by the coding sequence ATGAAAAACATACTCGTACCAACAGACTTTTCAAAAAATTGCAATAAAGCAGAAGAACTCGGAATTGAAATGGCAAAGCTTTACAATTCCGAAATCCATTTTTTCCATTTGATGAAAACCTCTGTTGATTGGGTAAAACTGGATAAACAAAAAGAAAAAAGGTATCCCGAAACTTTAAAGGAAATTGGAGTCGTTAAATCAAAATTGCGGGAACTGGAAAAAAAGGCTGAGCACGAAGGTCTTAAATGTCGAACTTTTCTTCAATTTGATTCGGGACAGAAAGATATTTTAGAACATTCTGGTCATTTCCATCACGATTTTATAGTTACGGGAAGTAGTGGCACCCGAGGCGGTATACGTGAGTTAATGGGAAGCAACGTAGAAAAAATTGTTAGGAAAGCTGATGTACCGGTTGTTGTAGTCAAGGATGAAGAAGTATCCTTTCCTTTTAAGGATATCGTTTTTGTTTCAGATTTTCTTCAAGATGTAAGCGATGCATTTAAGCAGGTTATTTCGATTGCTGAAAAATGCGGTGCACATATCCATTTATTGAGGGTCAATACTCAGACCGATTTTAACAGTATAGAACAAGGGTTGGATCCCATCAAGGAGTTCCTGAAAAAATTCCCCGATTTGGATAACTTCTCAATGAATGTATATAACGAACAAGACGTAGAAACAGGGATAAACAATTTTTTACGATATAAAAATGCCGATTTAATCGCAATGTGTACTCACGGACGTACAGGCTTTTTAAGCTTATTCTCTAAAAGCATCGCAGAGGGTGTAACCAATCACTCCGAATTACCAGTAATGACTATTAAAATGTAA
- a CDS encoding MFS transporter: MNQKEKLNSISLILLSLFVVMLGYGILLPTLPYYTERLALKDNLDTDLINFHIGLLTSIYPLFQLIFVVVWGKLSDRYGRKPVIIIGLIGFVIMQLLTGLATSLTMLYIARIFGGVFTSSVIPVSNAYLSDITSEKRRTKIMAWSGVAISSGVIFGPVIGGFLSQSDLHFEYAIGQLHLGRFSTPFLFAALLGFIVLVIVVKCLKNSVRIHKFTTQKFTFRFSFSQYFLVLLALSFVIQFVVTLFETVFSIYGKDELGFNSNQVGIGFILCGSIMAVLQPVFASYGEKILSTKKQIGFGLFISGISLIAFPFFKNEFVVYGLIVVFAAGGAMVTPNLLSAVSLLSKTNTGRNISIQSSTNSVGQILGPVLGTWLVTGGFYYPFLIAGSIILVAIGFLIFLKKPPI; encoded by the coding sequence ATGAACCAAAAAGAAAAACTCAACAGCATATCTTTAATCCTGTTGAGTTTATTTGTAGTGATGTTGGGTTATGGTATTTTATTGCCAACCCTTCCCTACTATACCGAAAGATTAGCTTTAAAAGACAATCTCGACACCGATTTAATCAACTTCCATATTGGGTTGCTTACCAGCATTTATCCATTATTTCAATTAATTTTTGTTGTCGTTTGGGGGAAGTTATCTGACAGATATGGTCGTAAACCCGTTATTATTATTGGTTTGATTGGCTTTGTAATAATGCAATTGCTAACTGGGCTTGCAACATCACTAACGATGCTATATATCGCTCGGATTTTTGGTGGTGTTTTCACTTCATCAGTTATTCCTGTCAGCAACGCATATTTAAGTGATATTACTTCAGAAAAACGTAGAACGAAGATAATGGCCTGGTCTGGTGTAGCCATTAGTTCAGGGGTTATTTTTGGACCCGTTATCGGTGGCTTTCTTTCGCAATCAGACCTTCATTTTGAGTATGCAATTGGTCAACTACATTTGGGTCGATTTTCCACACCTTTTTTATTCGCTGCATTATTAGGTTTTATTGTTTTAGTCATTGTTGTAAAATGCCTGAAAAATTCAGTTCGCATCCATAAATTTACAACTCAAAAATTCACTTTTCGCTTCTCGTTCAGCCAATATTTTCTTGTTCTATTGGCGCTATCATTTGTCATCCAATTTGTAGTGACCTTGTTTGAAACTGTTTTTTCAATCTACGGTAAAGACGAATTAGGGTTTAACAGCAACCAGGTTGGTATTGGTTTTATACTGTGTGGTTCAATAATGGCTGTTTTGCAGCCTGTATTTGCGAGTTATGGGGAAAAGATTCTATCTACTAAAAAGCAAATTGGCTTTGGGTTATTCATTTCAGGAATTTCATTAATTGCCTTTCCTTTTTTCAAAAATGAATTTGTTGTGTACGGTTTAATTGTGGTGTTTGCTGCTGGTGGTGCTATGGTTACACCTAATTTGTTGTCTGCGGTATCCTTGTTATCCAAAACAAATACAGGGCGAAATATTTCAATACAAAGTTCAACAAACAGCGTTGGTCAGATTTTAGGTCCCGTTTTAGGAACTTGGTTGGTTACCGGTGGTTTTTATTATCCATTTCTAATTGCAGGAAGCATTATTTTAGTTGCTATTGGTTTTCTCATTTTTCTTAAAAAACCTCCTATTTAA
- a CDS encoding ATP cone domain-containing protein — protein MNKSVLIKKYSGDVVEFDVDKLINSLKRSQASDTVVQQIVEQVEGQLYDGITTKKIYQMAFKILKSKSRVSASKYKLKKAIMELGPSGFPFEKFVGKILEMEGFSTNVGVIVQGNCVQHEVDVIAEKENKHYMIECKYHSDQGRFCNVKIPLYIHSRFLDVEKQWEHQKGHEAKLHKGGVYTNTRFTTDAIQYGKCVGMLMSSWDYPRGNGLKDRIDNSGLHPLTALTTLTKAEKTKLLDEGIVLCKELHESPKLLEKIGIDKKRHKKILEDSEKLCSVHQ, from the coding sequence ATGAATAAATCAGTCTTAATAAAAAAATACTCTGGAGACGTCGTTGAATTTGATGTGGACAAACTCATCAATTCCCTGAAACGGTCTCAGGCAAGCGATACTGTGGTTCAGCAAATTGTTGAACAAGTTGAAGGGCAACTTTATGATGGAATTACCACAAAAAAAATCTATCAGATGGCATTCAAAATACTTAAAAGTAAATCAAGGGTAAGTGCCTCAAAATACAAGCTCAAAAAGGCGATTATGGAATTAGGGCCATCAGGATTTCCTTTTGAAAAATTTGTCGGTAAGATTTTAGAGATGGAAGGCTTTAGTACAAACGTGGGAGTTATTGTTCAAGGTAATTGTGTACAGCACGAAGTTGATGTAATCGCCGAAAAAGAAAACAAACACTATATGATTGAATGCAAATACCATAGCGACCAAGGTAGGTTTTGTAATGTAAAAATCCCATTATATATCCATTCACGGTTTTTGGACGTAGAAAAGCAATGGGAACACCAAAAAGGTCACGAGGCTAAACTTCATAAAGGAGGTGTGTACACCAATACGCGTTTCACAACCGATGCCATTCAGTACGGGAAATGTGTTGGAATGCTTATGAGCAGTTGGGATTATCCAAGAGGAAATGGTCTCAAGGACAGAATAGATAACTCTGGGCTACATCCCTTAACCGCTTTAACAACACTTACCAAAGCTGAAAAAACAAAATTATTGGATGAAGGCATCGTGCTCTGTAAAGAGCTTCACGAAAGTCCGAAGCTCTTGGAAAAAATAGGAATTGATAAAAAAAGACATAAAAAGATTCTTGAAGATTCAGAAAAATTATGTTCAGTACATCAATAA
- a CDS encoding MBL fold metallo-hydrolase RNA specificity domain-containing protein has translation MMTNNKINIHFLGAAGTVTGSKYLVDTGDRKILIDCGLFQGLKELRLKNWEYPPVNVADIDAVLLTHGHMDHTGYLPRLVKQGFKGPIYGTNPTLDIAKIILNDSAKIQEQEAERANKEGYSKHSPAEPLYDLNDVEKTIPYFKGVPPSQWLPILKDVKARFQYNGHILGATYIELDIRGKRFVFSGDIGRTNDLLLFPPLKPKEADVLFIESTYGGRFHPDEVEALPQIEKLVNDTINRGGSLFVPSFSVERAQLMMLIFWRLLKENKIPKVQMIMDSPMGANVLELFHRTRDWHRLEDNECDEMCSYFTVISSYRETMELRTDNKPKIVIAGSGMLTGGRMLNYLETQAQNPNNTLLFVGYQAEGTRGRKLLEGEKELKVYGKWVPFKMQVAEIEGLSAHADHAELMDWMDSIKNKPKRIFIIHGEKESAEALQKGIKETYGWDAEIPQLYTIEEIE, from the coding sequence ATGATGACAAACAACAAAATAAACATCCATTTTTTAGGAGCGGCAGGCACAGTAACCGGTTCAAAATATCTGGTTGATACAGGAGATAGAAAGATACTGATAGACTGCGGTCTTTTTCAGGGATTGAAGGAATTGCGCCTTAAAAACTGGGAGTATCCACCCGTTAATGTTGCTGATATTGACGCTGTTTTGCTCACCCACGGCCATATGGACCATACAGGGTATTTGCCGAGATTGGTAAAGCAAGGTTTCAAAGGGCCCATTTACGGCACCAATCCCACCTTGGACATCGCAAAAATCATATTGAATGATAGTGCCAAAATACAAGAACAGGAAGCCGAACGTGCCAATAAAGAGGGCTATTCCAAACACAGTCCTGCGGAACCACTTTACGATTTAAATGATGTAGAAAAAACAATCCCTTACTTCAAAGGAGTACCACCCTCGCAATGGCTACCCATTCTCAAAGATGTGAAAGCGAGGTTTCAATACAACGGACACATCCTTGGTGCCACATACATTGAGTTAGATATACGCGGAAAACGTTTCGTATTTTCTGGCGATATAGGCAGAACAAACGATTTATTACTGTTTCCGCCATTAAAGCCAAAAGAAGCAGATGTATTATTTATTGAATCCACCTACGGAGGAAGATTTCATCCTGATGAAGTAGAAGCACTTCCACAAATTGAAAAATTGGTCAATGACACCATCAACAGAGGTGGCAGCTTGTTTGTCCCAAGTTTTTCGGTAGAACGTGCCCAATTGATGATGCTTATTTTTTGGAGGTTACTCAAGGAAAACAAAATCCCCAAAGTACAAATGATAATGGACAGCCCGATGGGTGCCAACGTATTGGAACTGTTTCATAGAACTCGGGATTGGCACAGATTGGAAGACAATGAATGTGACGAAATGTGCTCATACTTTACAGTCATTAGCAGCTATCGTGAAACAATGGAATTAAGAACAGATAACAAACCCAAAATCGTGATTGCAGGAAGCGGAATGCTCACAGGCGGAAGAATGCTTAACTATCTTGAAACACAGGCACAAAATCCAAATAACACCTTACTTTTTGTAGGCTATCAAGCTGAAGGCACTCGTGGCAGAAAATTATTGGAAGGTGAAAAAGAACTAAAAGTATATGGAAAATGGGTGCCGTTTAAAATGCAAGTAGCAGAAATTGAAGGGCTGTCGGCACACGCAGACCACGCAGAGCTTATGGACTGGATGGACAGTATAAAAAACAAACCCAAACGCATTTTCATTATACACGGTGAAAAAGAGAGTGCAGAAGCATTGCAAAAAGGCATCAAGGAAACTTATGGGTGGGATGCAGAAATTCCGCAATTATACACCATCGAAGAAATAGAATAA
- a CDS encoding ribose-phosphate pyrophosphokinase, with product MKTILFSLPGNEKLTELMATKMDAEVGKATLRNFPDGESYTRILSDVKDKCVVLVCTLHEPDEKLLPLYFLSHTAKSLGAMCTCLVAPYLAYMRQDKVFNEGEGVTSGFFGKLISGFADSITTVDPHLHRISSLGEVYQIPNKVIHAADAISDWIKENIENPVLIGPDSESEQWVSEVAKNAGAPFIVLQKMRHGDRDVEVSVPDVDIYKDATPILVDDIISTARTMIETVQHLKKAGMKPPICVGIHAVFSGNSYKDLLGSGVEKIVTCNTIPHPSNGIDLSDIMAKEVKKLMHQI from the coding sequence ATGAAAACAATATTATTCAGTCTTCCCGGAAACGAAAAACTCACAGAACTAATGGCTACAAAAATGGATGCTGAAGTGGGCAAAGCCACTTTGCGCAACTTCCCTGATGGAGAATCCTATACACGTATCTTATCTGATGTTAAAGACAAATGTGTGGTACTGGTATGCACCTTGCACGAACCGGACGAGAAACTGTTGCCTCTATATTTTTTAAGCCACACAGCCAAATCATTGGGAGCAATGTGTACCTGTTTGGTAGCACCCTATTTGGCGTATATGCGGCAGGACAAAGTATTTAATGAAGGTGAAGGAGTGACTTCTGGTTTCTTCGGAAAATTGATTTCTGGTTTCGCCGATAGCATTACCACAGTTGACCCGCACTTACATAGAATTAGCTCGTTGGGTGAAGTGTATCAAATTCCCAACAAAGTGATTCACGCTGCCGATGCCATTTCAGATTGGATCAAGGAAAACATTGAAAACCCGGTACTTATCGGACCTGATTCGGAAAGTGAACAATGGGTTTCAGAAGTCGCCAAAAATGCTGGAGCACCATTTATAGTATTACAAAAGATGCGCCACGGTGACCGTGATGTAGAGGTCTCTGTTCCCGATGTGGATATATATAAAGATGCTACACCCATTTTGGTAGATGATATTATTTCCACAGCCCGAACAATGATTGAAACCGTACAACATTTGAAAAAAGCAGGAATGAAACCTCCTATCTGCGTAGGCATTCACGCCGTTTTTTCAGGAAATTCCTATAAAGATTTATTGGGTTCCGGGGTGGAAAAAATAGTGACTTGTAATACCATCCCGCATCCTTCAAATGGAATAGATTTAAGTGATATTATGGCAAAAGAGGTGAAAAAATTAATGCACCAGATATGA
- a CDS encoding thymidine phosphorylase family protein, translated as MDTHSNILKYKHLGIYTQNENVVYMREDCHVCISEGFEALTRIRISNANTSIVASLNVLNSDILLPNEIGLSDAAAKKLNVSQNDTLYVSHLEPIESLSHVRAKIYNKKLDYKAYNNIITDIVEGDYSNIHLSAFITACAGDRMDIDEISDLTKAMIASGKQLNWNKDIVVDKHCIGGLPGNRTTPLVVAIVAAYGLTMPKTSSRAITSPAGTADTMEVLTNVTLSSEEIKTVVEKEGGCFVWGGTAQLSPADDVLIKIEKALDIDSEGQLIASVLSKKAAAGSTHVVIDIPVGETAKVRSTEMAEKLKNHMETVGTAVGLNVKVVVTDGTQPVGRGIGPTLEAIDILKVLKNEEDAPKDLTERALLLATELLELSGKVEKGKGLETAHKILKSGKAYEKFIAICKAQGQFSKPVLAPYKIEIKAEKSGVLQRIDNRKIAKLAKLSGAPQSKSAGILLNVHLNEKIEIDQLLYTIYAESKGELNYALEYKNNHNDIITII; from the coding sequence ATGGACACACACTCAAACATATTAAAATACAAACACCTCGGCATCTATACCCAAAACGAGAATGTAGTGTATATGCGCGAAGATTGCCACGTTTGTATTTCAGAAGGGTTTGAGGCACTTACCCGAATAAGAATATCCAATGCAAATACATCAATCGTGGCAAGTCTTAATGTTTTGAATTCTGATATCTTGTTGCCCAATGAAATCGGACTATCAGATGCTGCTGCGAAAAAACTCAATGTGTCCCAAAACGATACATTGTATGTTTCCCATTTAGAACCTATAGAATCGTTAAGCCACGTCAGGGCAAAAATCTATAACAAAAAACTGGATTATAAGGCCTATAACAACATCATAACCGATATCGTTGAAGGCGATTATTCCAACATCCATCTTTCGGCATTTATTACTGCCTGTGCTGGCGACCGAATGGATATTGATGAAATAAGTGACCTTACTAAAGCAATGATTGCTTCCGGAAAGCAACTGAACTGGAACAAGGATATCGTGGTCGACAAACATTGTATTGGTGGTTTACCAGGCAATAGAACAACCCCATTGGTAGTAGCCATTGTTGCCGCGTATGGGCTTACTATGCCAAAAACATCCTCACGGGCAATCACTTCACCAGCAGGCACAGCAGATACAATGGAAGTACTGACCAATGTTACGCTCTCTTCCGAGGAAATAAAGACCGTAGTAGAAAAAGAAGGCGGATGTTTTGTTTGGGGCGGTACAGCGCAGTTAAGTCCTGCCGATGATGTGCTCATTAAAATTGAAAAAGCCTTGGATATTGATAGCGAAGGTCAGCTCATTGCTTCAGTACTCTCTAAAAAGGCAGCAGCTGGTTCTACTCACGTGGTCATTGATATTCCCGTGGGAGAAACCGCCAAGGTTCGCAGTACCGAAATGGCAGAAAAACTAAAAAATCATATGGAAACTGTTGGAACTGCTGTTGGGTTGAATGTAAAAGTTGTAGTTACGGATGGCACTCAGCCGGTTGGAAGGGGTATCGGTCCAACATTAGAAGCCATAGATATATTAAAAGTTTTGAAAAATGAGGAAGATGCACCTAAAGACTTAACAGAAAGAGCGTTGCTTTTAGCTACTGAACTATTAGAACTTTCTGGAAAAGTAGAAAAAGGGAAGGGACTGGAAACCGCACATAAAATTCTCAAATCTGGAAAAGCATATGAAAAATTCATAGCCATTTGTAAGGCGCAAGGTCAATTTTCAAAACCAGTTTTAGCACCTTATAAAATTGAAATTAAAGCTGAAAAGTCAGGCGTTTTGCAACGAATTGATAACCGAAAAATCGCAAAACTTGCCAAGCTTTCTGGAGCACCACAATCTAAATCGGCAGGGATTCTTTTGAATGTCCATTTAAATGAAAAAATTGAAATAGACCAATTGTTATATACCATATATGCTGAATCCAAAGGCGAACTCAACTATGCTCTGGAATATAAAAACAACCATAATGACATCATAACTATAATTTAA
- a CDS encoding copper-translocating P-type ATPase: protein MENHEHHNHEEMDHSKMDHSKMKHKKEDHSKMNHKGGDHSGHNPGHGQMGHDHHKMMIADFRKRFWVTLVLTIPILFFSPMIQEFFGYEFLLPGNPYILFALSTIVYFYGGWPFLKGFWSEVKKGAPGMMTLISMAISVAYFYSTATVFGLRGEDFFWELSTLIAIMLLGHWIEMKSVLGASKALQLLVSMMPAEAHRVKGDTIEDIPLEDLLKDDVILVKPGEKVPADGIIVDGSSYLNESMLTGESKPVKKDENDKVIGGSVNGNSTLKVKVEHTGKDSFLNKVIKMVEEAQKTKSKMQNLSDRAAKWLTYIALAIGFGTLAVWLILGFPFVYALERMVTVMVIACPHALGLAIPLVVAISTAVSAQNGLLIRNRTAFEESRKISALLFDKTGTLTKGDFGVTRIESVKEAYSTEEILRLSSALEQSSEHPIAVGIIKRVKEDNITIPKPENFNAITGKGVEANVDGKQVKVVSPGYLRDEKITIPEDAYSDAAETVVFVLIDGQLAGYIALADEIRPESAEAIKIFKKNNIKVLMATGDNEKTAKAVSEKLGLDGYYAEVLPHQKVEIVEELQNKGEFVAMTGDGVNDAPALAKADVGIAVGSGTDVAAETADIILVNSNPQDIANLILFGKATYNKMIQNLIWATGYNVVAIPLAAGVLYSSGFVLGPAVGAVFMSLSTIIVAINAQLLKRKIGKK from the coding sequence ATGGAAAATCACGAACACCACAATCACGAAGAAATGGACCATTCTAAAATGGACCATTCGAAGATGAAACACAAAAAAGAAGACCATTCTAAAATGAACCACAAAGGTGGGGACCATTCGGGTCACAATCCGGGTCACGGTCAAATGGGTCACGACCATCATAAAATGATGATTGCGGACTTTAGAAAACGGTTTTGGGTAACACTCGTGCTTACCATCCCCATATTGTTCTTCTCACCAATGATACAAGAATTTTTTGGTTATGAATTTTTACTTCCAGGAAATCCATACATCCTTTTTGCACTTTCCACTATTGTCTATTTTTATGGTGGTTGGCCATTTTTAAAAGGGTTTTGGTCTGAAGTCAAAAAAGGTGCACCAGGAATGATGACCTTGATTTCTATGGCAATTTCCGTAGCTTATTTTTATAGTACAGCTACTGTATTTGGCTTAAGAGGTGAAGACTTTTTCTGGGAACTATCAACACTTATAGCCATAATGTTGCTTGGTCATTGGATAGAAATGAAAAGTGTTTTGGGTGCGTCAAAAGCGCTGCAGTTGTTGGTGAGTATGATGCCTGCGGAAGCCCACAGGGTGAAGGGAGATACTATTGAAGACATCCCTCTTGAAGATTTACTAAAGGATGATGTGATTTTGGTTAAACCAGGTGAAAAAGTTCCTGCTGATGGGATTATAGTAGACGGTTCAAGTTACCTGAACGAATCTATGCTTACAGGCGAATCCAAACCTGTAAAAAAAGATGAAAACGATAAGGTTATTGGTGGTTCGGTAAATGGTAACAGTACCTTAAAAGTAAAGGTTGAGCATACTGGAAAAGATAGCTTTCTCAACAAGGTCATCAAAATGGTCGAAGAAGCGCAAAAAACCAAATCCAAGATGCAAAATCTTTCAGACAGGGCTGCAAAATGGTTAACCTATATCGCTTTGGCTATTGGTTTTGGAACATTAGCGGTATGGCTGATTTTAGGCTTTCCATTTGTCTATGCTTTAGAAAGAATGGTTACCGTTATGGTCATTGCTTGTCCACACGCATTGGGTCTTGCCATTCCCCTTGTGGTTGCGATTTCTACGGCAGTATCTGCTCAAAATGGATTGCTTATCCGAAATAGAACTGCTTTTGAAGAGTCAAGAAAAATTTCAGCTTTGCTTTTTGATAAAACAGGAACACTAACCAAAGGTGATTTTGGTGTCACTCGAATCGAATCTGTTAAAGAAGCTTATTCAACAGAGGAAATTTTAAGACTTTCAAGTGCATTGGAACAAAGCTCAGAACACCCCATTGCAGTTGGTATTATTAAAAGAGTTAAAGAAGATAACATTACTATTCCAAAACCTGAAAACTTTAATGCAATTACAGGAAAAGGTGTAGAGGCAAATGTAGATGGTAAACAAGTGAAGGTGGTCAGCCCTGGTTATTTAAGGGATGAAAAAATCACTATTCCTGAAGATGCTTATAGTGACGCTGCTGAAACTGTTGTATTTGTATTAATAGATGGCCAGCTAGCAGGATACATTGCTCTTGCTGATGAAATAAGACCTGAATCTGCGGAAGCTATAAAAATATTCAAAAAAAACAATATTAAAGTCTTGATGGCAACTGGCGATAATGAAAAAACCGCTAAGGCTGTGAGTGAAAAACTTGGATTGGATGGTTACTACGCCGAAGTATTGCCACATCAAAAAGTTGAAATTGTAGAAGAGTTACAGAACAAAGGCGAATTTGTAGCGATGACGGGTGATGGTGTAAATGATGCGCCCGCACTTGCCAAAGCTGATGTGGGAATTGCAGTTGGTTCAGGTACGGACGTTGCCGCCGAAACAGCAGATATCATTCTGGTCAACAGTAACCCACAGGATATTGCCAACTTAATTCTCTTTGGAAAAGCCACCTACAATAAAATGATTCAGAATTTGATTTGGGCTACAGGATATAATGTAGTGGCTATTCCTTTAGCAGCCGGTGTATTATATTCTTCAGGCTTTGTTTTAGGACCAGCTGTAGGAGCGGTATTTATGAGTTTAAGTACGATTATAGTGGCCATTAATGCGCAACTATTAAAGCGAAAAATCGGTAAAAAATAA